The following proteins are co-located in the Manihot esculenta cultivar AM560-2 chromosome 7, M.esculenta_v8, whole genome shotgun sequence genome:
- the LOC110619653 gene encoding putative GPI-anchor transamidase, which translates to MWFKIYSHNMVIWLVLLLLGSNLLCNSIASASLSSSTDTTMHTNNWAVLVCTSRFWFNYRHMANTLSLYRTVKRLGIPDERIILMLADDMACNARNKYPAQVFNNENHRLNLYGDNVEVDYRGYEVTVENFLRVLTGRHEAAVPRSKRLLSDEGSHILLYMTGHGGDEFLKFQDSEELQSHDLADAVKQMKEKRRFKELLIMVDTCQAATLFNQLHSPGVLAIGSSMKGENSYSHHLDSDVGVSVVDRFTFYTLAFFERLNMYDNASLSSLFTSYNPNTLMSTAYYRTDLYQRRLEQVPVTNFFGSVMETIHTDSAYRIHQRKDTDKGPMEKLVHHGERTLIPSNKEDQISDSKTQVHVCSFTQMWSTINSKVERIEDVDSLVNYCLIVMLPILILSVWLSTLIMKN; encoded by the exons ATGTGGTTCAAGATCTATAGTCACAATATGGTGATTTGGTTGGTTTTACTGCTTCTGGGTTCGAACCTTCTCTGCAATTCAATCGCTTCCGCTTCCCTTTCCTCTTCGACTGACACCACCATGCACACTAACAACTGGGCTGTCTTGGTCTGCACCTCTCGCTTCTG GTTTAATTATCGACACATGGCTAATACTTTATCATTGTATAG GACTGTTAAGCGATTAGGAATACCTGATGAGAGGATAATACTCATGTTGGCTGATGATATGGCTTGCAATGCTAGGAACAAGTACCCTGCTCAAGTCTTCAACAATGAAAATCATAGACTTAACTTGTATGGAGATAATGTTGAG GTAGATTATCGAGGTTATGAAGTGACAGTTGAAAACTTTTTGCGGGTTTTGACTGGGCGCCATGAGGCTGCTGTTCCAAGATCAAAGCGTCTTTTAAGCGATGAAGGAAGTCACATTCTCTTGTACATGACAGGACATGGAGGAGATGAATTCTTAAAATTTCAGGACTCTGAAGAGCTCCAAAGTCATGATTTGGCTGATGCTGTGAAGCAAATGAAGGAAAAGCGTAG GTTCAAGGAATTGCTGATAATGGTGGATACTTGCCAAGCTGCCACTCTATTCAATCAG CTTCATTCACCTGGTGTTTTGGCTATTGGAAGTAGCATGAAAGGCGAGAACTCATACTCACATCATCTGGATTCTGAT GTTGGTGTTTCTGTTGTGGATCGTTTTACGTTCTATACCCTTGCATTCTTTGAGAGGCTAAATATGTATGACAATGCCTCACTAAGCAG TCTTTTCACTTCATATAATCCAAATACACTGATGTCGACTGCATATTACCGAACAGATCTATACCAACGACGTTTGGAGCAG GTCCCAGTGACAAACTTCTTTGGTTCAGTCATGGAAACCATACATACCGATTCTGCTTATCGAATCCATCAAAGAAAAGACACCGACAAAGGACCTATGGAGAAATTAGTTCACCATGGCGAGAGGACCTTGATACCTTCAAATAAGGAGGATCAAATTAGTGATAGTAAGACACAG GTTCATGTTTGCTCTTTTACACAAATGTGGAGTACAATTAACAGCAAGGTGGAAAGAATTGAAGATGTTGATTCCTTGGTGAATTATTGTTTGATAGTTATGCTTCCAATTTTGATACTTTCTGTGTGGTTGTCAACACTTATCATGAAGAATTGA